The genome window TATTTTGAATCATCTTCTCATGTCTTACCATCTCTCATAATTATTGGCTTCTAAGATAGAGGATTAAGTATCCAGCATATATGATAATTAATCAAGGAAATCAAATCTGAACTTAAAGCCTATGTTATTCAAGGTTGTTAGTTTCAGTGTCATGGTAACTGAGATAAACAATTGAATACTCTTGATCAATCAAACCATACTCACTTATCAAAGGTCAAAAGTTCAAAGTTTCATCGGATATACTTTCAAAGGTGCTAACTAGATTAACCGACAAAGATTTAAGTAAGTAATATTTAAAGTTCAAAGATAAAATCTCTTATATTTAAGTGTGTTAGTTTCAGTGTCCTGTTAACACAATCAATAATCTCATGAAAGCTTTGATGAAGCaaacttaagattttctttttattattatgtttGAAGTGCAGCAATATTAATTTTGGCCACAGGAAGGCACTAAAATTCTTCCCCCCCCAATGAATGATCTTATCTTACATTGGTCCACTATGAACAGTTATTCTTGGACTCTCATGCAAGAAGCATGTGTCAAGTAGTAGTTTCAAATCATTAGATGAGAGCTGTGTTCAGCTTATTTATTCTTTTATATCAGACTCGCAAATCATACTCCTTCTTACTCATTAAACCTTGTGTAGCCACACATCAGAGTTAATGCAGAAATGCCTTGTAGTGTGATGTGCAGTATAATAAAATCCCTGTCGCCTGCATTAAAAAACATTAGGTATGAGCACTCATGATGGCAAACCAAACACACCGTTGTTTACTTAATGGCTTGGTTGGTGTGCATGTTTGATGTCTTTGACTTCCATGAGCATTTCAAGGAGGAGGTTACCTTTAAGAAGTGGGAACAGCTGATGCACTCTTCATCTTGTCCTTGTCATAACTTCGAATTTCTCATTCGATTTTGTATccttttccctctctctctctctctctctctctctcttcttaggAAGGTTTGATGGCCCAAACATATCAgtcagaggcagcagcagcagcagcatcctcGAGCGTGTTCAGTCAGGCATTTAGTGGGGGAGGTGCAGTAATAGCAAAAGTGAAGAGGTTGGTATCAGGCGATCATCATAAATTCTACTGGTGTTGGGTTGTGCACCTGCGAAGTATACAAAGACGTGAAACACAGTGCCAAGTGACATGGTGAGGTATCATAAATTCTACTGTGCTGAGTTTTATAATATATAGTTGTTGCTTTTATCTACTTGATTATATTTCCTATACTTGTCATTCCCCTTCTTAGATAATACAATCttcataaatattttacattCAGTAATTAAGAGTTTCATGTACACGCATGAACTCTTAATTACTAATTTGTTGTTTAATTTTGTAGGAAGAAATGAAGATTTTAAAAGCATAACATATTCCAAGACATTATTTCTCAGGTATTAATTAGGATCAGATAGACAATACACTTGTTCTTTTATCCTTTAAACCATGTTACATGTTTTTTCTTAATATTGATGTTTCTTATTATCTATACAAATGTAAATTTTGCGTGATTAGTAATGTATTTTCTTAGTAACATTCCTAGCATCCTATAGTACTAAGCCTTTAAAGTTATCTAACTTATGGTAATTTGCTCTATTCAGCTTCCCTACCTACCTACCCATTGAGAGGAGCAAATGAAGAATTGTTTTTGGGTCACTTTTGACCATATTATACCACAATAAACTTTTGAAGTTGGACATGCTTAATTGATATATCTGATGAATGAACATTGATCTTTATCTCTACTCGGTTCAATCCATTACTATGGTTGCTGACTGCAAAGCTAAAACATTGTGCATGTTCTTGAATGTAGGTCAACAACATATAATAATATTGTATGCAATATTAGATCACAAGATAAAGTAGTGTATTAGTAGGATAAAGCGATTTTTAACCGCAGGTAAAGAAATCTATTGCTGCGATTACTGCGATTTTATTATTAGATCAACCTTTTTTTCCTGTGGTTGGACTAACCGTAGTTATAAGTTATCCCAATGTAATCTTTAGATATATGGCTGGTGGCACCTACATGAACCAGTGGGTAAGAAAATTAAGTTGGAAGGACGGTCCATTAACTCACTAGTTCGTCACCACCATTGTTGTCCAGTGGAAGAAGAAAGGAAAtggagagaagaaggagaagggaagaaaggagaagaaataaaatattattttttaaagtataaggatCGAGATACTAATCATCGTTAACTACGagggaaatatgtaattatccctATTCCAATGACATTATTGCAACAGTTATTAACCGTAGGTATAGATATTGCTatggtaaaaaaaaatcatagggtTATATAACTAAAACCCATAGGTAAAAGTATATTTTGTTATAGCGATGTTCATACTACAAGCTTCCGAGTGATATCTATAGCAGTGCTGAGTGCTGATGCCATTGACGCTCATCGCATGTGTCTTGTCAACTCCATGCTTTCTAACAATACTAATACTATTTATCATCCCCTCGACATCGTCTTTTCAGGAGGAGgatgcaaaaataaataaaaaggagaaaggagAAAGGAGAGGAGGGGTAGTTTAGAAATCTTCTTTCTAATCTCTCAATTATCAATCATATCATTATTACCATAATTTCTTATTTGATCCTTAGATGAATCATCCCTATGAATGTCAATGTCAGAACTCTAACTATGTCGCTCATCACTTCATGAAAAAGAAGATATTGCTCGTCACTCGACAAAGATCACTTTTTGCTAGACGTTATTAACTCATCTCTCGTTGCCTGAAGAtacgaagaaaagaaagaaaaaaaatgttataGAGAGATATGCCTCGTATAAGCAGTTTACTATTTAGAGCTCCCTTCTTTCTATTCACAATCCCCTTACTATTTAAAACCCCTTAAaagattaataaaataatattttattattcatagctCCTCTACGTTGacttttacatttctatttttctttttttcctttcctaTAGGCTCCACTTGCGCACCCTATAACTATTAGCTCTCCCCACCGCTTATGCACCTTATGGGTAGAGAAGaaggacgaggagaagaaaaagggaaaagagagagGTAAAATGTTATAGGTAAggaatgaaaaataatattagaattaaattataaattgatgGCATATATACTTATTCAAAGTTCTTAATATAGGATTGCAAAGAAGTTTACTATTTATAGTCCCTTTTTACTATTGACAactcatttaaaaaaataataaattattattttattattcataacccTTGTATTACcaattttattttctcttttttttcttctctaagCCCTTTTTATTTCATTCTCGTCGATGTTACTCGATATTATCTAATTCCTCTCAAAGTCCCTCGATGTTATCCTCCAACTATGAGGAATAAGAggtggagaagaaagaagagaaggaagaaaaagatgtATTTATGTCTATTTGCAAAGagatagtttaaaaatattttaaaaaattaatagggTTGTAAATAGTAAAAATCTTGCTATTTACATCCTTTTACTATTATAACTTTGAATATTCATAAGTTATCTCTTTGTAAATATACGTATATGTTTTCAATTTATAACTCAATTCTATAAAATCTTTGTACTCCTTACCTATCatcccttttcttcttttttttccctcttcttcttcttctcatcatcTTCATCGTTTTAATCACCAAGGTTGACATATCATCATCTTCCTCCACTTAATAATCAAAGTtgacataaataataaaaaaactgaTGATAAAATGGGACGAATTAAAGatggaagagaagaagataagaaatattttttatatttattatagtaatttaatatttttagaatTATGTACATTTTATAATAGTATCTAGTTCAATTACATTAACTTAGAATATATCATATTTTGAACTTCTACAAACTAAGTACGGTGTGTGAGTGGAAGGAGAACCGATGATAATAGGGTGTGGGGATTATctgaaaggaaaaaaattaaaaataaaattagtggAGTTATGAATAAtacaatattattttaataattttttaaaggaTGATAAATAGTATTAGATTTGTGAACGGTAAGAAATGACTTTAATAAGCTCGAGTAATAATctaggctaattatagattactcgATGTAGTTAGTTATGTTTAGTATCTCaatctctatattttaaaaatttatattggaatcATTATACTtataaagtgaaacatttaatctcattTCTTCCCGTAGAAAATAACGTTAAAAAATAGATAATAAGGTAATTCCATATTCGCTATTCTCACCATCCAAAGAAATTAATTTCACATAAGCGTAACTTTTGTGAAAGCTTTGCTATCCTACTTTGTTTATCTTCTCTCTCGTGTCTTTCCTCAGCCCTCTCCAATGTCAAGAATGCTTTTATCGTGCACCGTCAACTCATGGCCCTCTTGGAGAAGGGAAGCCTCCCTAATGACTTCATGTTTGATGTCGAGATCGGTGTCGCCATCACCAATCCCCACCTCCATCGTGCCTATGTCACTCTGAGGGTACGAAAGAAGGTAATGTACTACAACCCCTACAACTTCACTAGCAACTAGGTCAGTCCCAATGTGTACGGCTATCATGGTGTCTTATGCACTGTGATGCCTAACGACCCCTTGGTCAAAGTCATCACTAGTATCGACCTTAATGATGTCGATATTGTCGGGTACCTCCTCGTAGAGCTCAACCTCTTGATTGACATCACCTCCTCCTCATCAACTCTAATCGCTTCTACGATATCATCCCCCAAAATATCTCGTCTCAAACTCCTCCACGAGCTCGACGCTAATAACAATCGCTTCGTCGGCCCATTCCCAAACATTGCCCTTCACCTTCTATCGATTAAGTACCTCAACCTTTGGTTCAATGACTTCGAGGGAGTGCAGTCGTTGATACTCTTCGATAAGGAGCTCGACGTCATATTCTTGAATGATGACCATTTTAGCTCTCAGGTGTCTGACAACTTCGGCAATTCCAAAACTTTTGTCGTCATCATCGCTAACAACAAGATCCATGGTTGTCTTTCAAGCAGCATCGGTAAGATGGCTGCCACCCTCAATGAGCTCATTCTGACGAACAAGTTTTcgagatttaatcaaaattttcttctcccaATAGGTTGTTCAAAAGGATAGCGAAGCCAGAGGACAAAGCCGGAGAAGGATAGAAAAGCTTTCactatcaaattaatatttataaaattaatatcttTGGACGGAGAATagtgattataaaattatttttttatctcttaattattgtctcttttttttttttttttttctgacagCGCATGCGATATTTTCTGTCCCTACAGTTGTCCCTAGAGTTAATAATGTGAGGAGAAACAAAATTAAATATGttagtaagtatatatatattttttgaaatataggGATCGGATGCTAAATATTAGTATCTTTAATATCTAATTATCCTCAGTAATCTCGTAGTACAATCGCCGTAATTGCTTGATCGCTACCCCTCGACATTCAGTTAGTTACGATATTACCAACCCAAAACGGGCTTTTGAAGGGATTCAACCCCTCGTTCTTCCTTCTTTCCGCCACGGGGTCGTCCTGCACCTTTAGCCGCTTCGGTTAGCTTCTGTTGCTCTCCTTGTTCGCCTTGGTGGCGTCCTTCAGCATCGTAAAACTGCCCGCCCGCTGAGAGCGATCCGTCGAGGTATGCAGTCGGATCCGACAGTTATCAGCATGACGTTGGCCGCGATAATCGAGGCAGCAGACTCGTCGCCTCCTGCACCGATTCCGCTGCCTTAGGAGTTGCCTTCCTCGTGTCCTCCGATTTCGCCGTCCTCCGGCACCATGGCGGTGTCGGCGTGGCCCTGTCGGTCAACATTGGTGAGGAGCCCTTTGTCGGTCGAGGGTTTTGCTTGTTTGGTTAAAGTTTATATTTTTGCATGGTTTTGATTTTGTATCGTAGCTAGGGTTTTCTACTTCCTTGCGGTGGATTTAGTGATTGAACAATGGGATTTATCTATAGTTTATATGATTTGATTTATCCGCCTCGAGTGAATTTACTGAACTTTCAGATACTACAGATTTTTTTCCAGCATTTAGTCCACTTGAAGGGTTCAATTTGCCAGGAACATTAGCATCGAAAATGCGCATCTGGTGTTATATATATAGCGGTTTAGCTTTTAGAAGAAGAGTTAACTTGTATCAGCTTTTCTCTAGTTGGTAAATCTAAATTTTAACTTGAGGTAAATTGAAGAGAATACAAATATATCCCTTAGATAATTGTGGTTTTATTTCATCCAATTTTGGATGCTTGTATATTTGTTATTGATACACATAATGCCTTGTCTATAATTTGCataaaataattcatcaaatatttttttttctgttttggaAGAATACTGAAATTAATTTATCTAAACAATCCTTTCATCAACAATTTTAATTCATCCTATGAACACTTCTCCTGCATCAAACAAGGTGAAACCTTTGTGACAGATATGGTTGTTTTAACGGATTTCCCTATGGTGCTTAAAATAGTTAATATCACAACTTCTAGTACCAGTGCTTCGTAGCTACTTATTAAACAAAGCTAAGCTATGTATAATTCTATTTTAATCGAATAAATACACTCATGTTCTTAGTATATGTTTGCATCGACTTATTCCCTCCCTGTCATTGAGACTCTTGAAGATGTTCACCGAAGACCAATCTTGGGGTCATAGTGATGTTAATGTACATTATACTAGTTTAGGTGTGACGGTGCATACATTCTGGAATATGTATACATTTAGAGAGTACAACAGAGCTCTTAAATCTGGATTTTAGACATTTTGTTCTTCATCTCTTCTCTTTTTACCTTTTAGGAGGACATGCATGTCATCTAGATATTTCTTGCTTGTAACCTCTAGAGAATTTAGAATGTTGGTAACTACTGGTG of Musa acuminata AAA Group cultivar baxijiao chromosome BXJ2-3, Cavendish_Baxijiao_AAA, whole genome shotgun sequence contains these proteins:
- the LOC135606512 gene encoding leucine-rich repeat extensin-like protein 7, which codes for MPNDPLVKVITSIDLNDVDIVGYLLVELNLLIDITSSSSTLIASTISSPKISRLKLLHELDANNNRFVGPFPNIALHLLSIKYLNLWFNDFEGVQSLILFDKELDVIFLNDDHFSSQVSDNFGNSKTFVVIIANNKIHGCLSSSIGKMAATLNELILTNKFSRFNQNFLLPIGCSKG